In Streptomyces nojiriensis, the sequence GGCCCAGCAGGTGCCCAACGAGAAGCAGCGCACCCAGGAGACCTGGGGCGAGGCCTTCCGTCTGGTCGACGGCGAGTCGATCCCGTCGGTCCTCGCCTTCTGGGACGAGGTCGCGCAGCAGACGGCGGAGTTCGTCGCCGCCCTCCCGAGCCTGGACGAGACCTTCCCCCTGCCGCCGGCGCCCTGGTTCCCCAAGGACGCCAAGGTCTCGATGCGCTGGATGCTCCTGCACCTGGTGGAGGAGTTCGCCCGGCACGCGGGCCACGCGGACATCGTCCGCGAATCCCTCGACGGCACCAAGGCCA encodes:
- a CDS encoding DinB family protein; protein product: MAQISTEVPGDERGTLLAFVEAQRTAIRESLLGLGEEQAASRPSASELTLSGLLKHVAEVELNWLRMAQQVPNEKQRTQETWGEAFRLVDGESIPSVLAFWDEVAQQTAEFVAALPSLDETFPLPPAPWFPKDAKVSMRWMLLHLVEEFARHAGHADIVRESLDGTKAMG